From a single Flavobacterium sp. genomic region:
- a CDS encoding aspartate kinase has translation MKTISSVVEQYIKSKPFLLSSLSQGIINLTSLARIMMPELEAHLGKDIKQGAVVMSLKRLSEELDFKINYKISKVLKNIGEITVRSSLTDFTYVISDTLLENQAKLISEINKQQDIFYTSSRGVNETNIVISTSVELLIEAIFKNEKLTHKIENLSSITVKLPQENISTPGIYYYIFQKLAWEGIIIHEVISTTNEFTIIVSDDQIDVAFKVIKDLKNVFD, from the coding sequence ATGAAAACAATATCTTCAGTAGTAGAGCAATATATTAAATCGAAACCTTTTTTATTGAGTTCACTCTCTCAAGGCATTATCAATTTGACTTCTTTAGCGCGTATTATGATGCCAGAATTAGAAGCACATTTAGGTAAAGATATAAAACAAGGCGCAGTAGTAATGTCGTTAAAAAGACTTTCAGAAGAATTGGATTTTAAAATCAATTATAAAATCTCTAAAGTATTAAAGAATATTGGTGAAATCACTGTGCGATCTTCTCTTACGGATTTTACTTATGTGATTTCAGACACATTATTAGAAAATCAAGCTAAATTAATTTCAGAAATCAACAAGCAACAAGATATTTTTTATACATCATCTCGTGGGGTTAACGAAACAAATATTGTAATTAGCACATCTGTTGAATTACTTATAGAGGCTATTTTTAAAAATGAAAAGTTAACACATAAAATTGAAAACCTTTCTTCAATCACTGTAAAATTGCCGCAAGAAAATATTTCAACACCAGGAATTTATTATTATATTTTTCAAAAATTAGCTTGGGAAGGAATAATTATTCATGAAGTTATTTCTACAACTAATGAATTTACAATTATTGTAAGTGATGATCAAATTGATGTTGCTTTTAAGGTGATAAAAGACCTTAAAAACGTGTTTGATTAA
- a CDS encoding YraN family protein, translating to MAEHNDLGKFGEDLAVDFLENNGYEILETNWTFDKAEIDIIAQKENILAVVEVKTRSSIDFGLPQEFVKPKKIQLLVKAINEYVTQRDLEVEVRFDIIAIHKEKQEFLVEHIEEAFYYF from the coding sequence ATGGCAGAACACAACGATTTAGGTAAATTCGGAGAAGACTTAGCTGTGGATTTCTTAGAAAATAACGGCTATGAAATTTTGGAAACCAATTGGACTTTTGATAAAGCCGAAATAGATATTATTGCTCAAAAAGAAAATATTTTAGCAGTTGTAGAAGTAAAAACGCGTTCAAGTATAGATTTTGGATTACCACAGGAATTTGTTAAACCTAAAAAAATTCAATTATTGGTAAAAGCTATAAATGAATATGTTACTCAACGTGATTTAGAGGTAGAAGTTCGATTTGATATTATAGCCATACATAAAGAGAAACAAGAATTTCTTGTTGAACATATTGAAGAGGCTTTTTATTATTTTTAA
- a CDS encoding LD-carboxypeptidase, which produces MKIPPYLKKGDTIAIVCTARKFFPEDAKPAIELLESWGLKVKLGKTIGLDSCQLGGTDAERIADFQEMMDDDNVKAIWCARGGYGTVRIIDSLDFTKFKKHPKWIMGFSDVTVLHSQLNVERVATFHSIMPFTVPKAPEEVKETLRKALFGETISYTVPSKPYDVKGKVSGELVGGNISILYSLLGSKSSIDTKGKILFIEDLDEYLYHIDRMMYNLKRNGYFENVKGIIVGSMADMHDNEIPFGQNEVQIITEIAKEHNIPIAFEFPAGHQKDNRTLILGKQVDFEVNEKEVKLQFH; this is translated from the coding sequence ATGAAAATTCCACCTTATCTAAAAAAAGGCGATACAATTGCTATTGTTTGTACCGCTCGTAAATTTTTTCCAGAAGATGCAAAACCTGCTATTGAATTATTAGAATCTTGGGGATTGAAAGTCAAATTAGGCAAAACCATAGGTTTAGATAGTTGTCAACTTGGCGGAACTGATGCCGAAAGAATTGCCGATTTTCAAGAAATGATGGATGACGACAATGTCAAAGCGATTTGGTGCGCTCGTGGGGGTTATGGTACTGTTCGAATTATAGATTCATTAGATTTTACCAAATTCAAAAAGCATCCCAAATGGATTATGGGATTTTCCGATGTAACGGTTTTACATAGTCAATTAAACGTGGAACGCGTTGCAACTTTTCATTCTATAATGCCATTTACGGTTCCAAAAGCACCTGAAGAAGTTAAAGAAACCTTGCGAAAAGCACTTTTTGGAGAAACTATTTCATATACTGTTCCATCAAAACCATATGATGTAAAAGGAAAAGTTTCGGGAGAATTAGTTGGTGGAAACATTTCGATTTTATATAGTTTATTAGGTTCAAAATCCTCGATTGATACCAAAGGTAAAATTCTCTTTATTGAAGATTTAGATGAATATTTGTACCACATTGATAGAATGATGTACAATTTAAAACGCAATGGTTATTTCGAAAATGTCAAGGGAATTATAGTTGGAAGTATGGCCGACATGCACGATAACGAAATTCCGTTTGGACAAAACGAAGTGCAAATTATTACTGAAATTGCAAAAGAACACAACATCCCTATTGCTTTCGAATTCCCAGCCGGACATCAAAAAGATAATCGAACTTTAATTCTCGGAAAACAAGTTGATTTTGAAGTGAACGAAAAAGAAGTAAAACTTCAATTTCATTAA